A single Pygocentrus nattereri isolate fPygNat1 chromosome 28, fPygNat1.pri, whole genome shotgun sequence DNA region contains:
- the tmem115 gene encoding transmembrane protein 115 — protein sequence MNRYLPVAQQHFLTALASTSVVVKSICATVLLLYLISWLVDTHVALGVTPGYLFPPNFWIWTLVTHPVVEQHILGVAVNVATVIVAGRLLEPLWGALELLIFFAVVNVSAGLLSGLSYVLTYAATFDLRYLFAVHVFGAPAFLGGVLVALKQTSGDTTVLRVPQIRLKAAPALALLALSILRLAGLLDSSAPLAGCGYGALAGWVYLRFYQRHSRGRGDMSDHFAFASFFPEALQPAVGFVAGLVHAALVKIKVCRKMVKRYDVGAPSSITISLPGTDPQDAERRRQLALKALNERLKRVEDSAWPSMEDEEDDDDDEVRTDAPLLPTRDPSLPPPSSTQNPTGQESSIISFEDAPAHS from the exons ATGAACCGTTACCTGCCTGTGGCGCAGCAGCACTTCCTGACTGCTCTGGCCAGCACCAGTGTGGTGGTGAAATCCATCTGCGCCACAGTGCTCTTGCTGTACCTCATATCGTGGCTCGTGGACACGCATGTTGCTCTCGGCGTCACCCCTGGCTACCTCTTCCCACCAAACTTCTGGATCTGGACTTTGGTGACCCACCCTGTGGTGGAACAGCACATATTGGGTGTGGCAGTGAATGTTGCCACAGTGATTGTTGCTGGGCGACTGCTAGAGCCTCTCTGGGGGGCTCTGGAGCTGCTCATCTTCTTCGCTGTAGTGAACGTTTCTGCCGGCCTGCTTTCCGGCCTTTCCTATGTGCTCACTTATGCCGCCACATTTGATTTGAGGTATCTGTTTGCTGTACATGTGTTTGGTGCGCCAGCTTTTCTGGGTGGTGTTTTGGTGGCCCTGAAGCAGACTTCAGGCGATACGACAGTACTTAGGGTGCCACAGATTCGTCTCAAGGCAGCTCCTGCCCTAGCCCTGCTAGCGTTATCCATCTTGAGGCTAGCTGGGCTACTGGACAGCTCAGCTCCACTAGCAGGCTGTGGCTATGGAGCATTAGCAGGATGGGTGTACTTGCGCTTTTATCAGCGACACAGCCGTGGGCGTGGGGACATGTCGGACCACTTTGCCTTTGCCTCCTTCTTCCCTGAGGCACTGCAGCCAGCTGTGGGCTTTGTCGCTGGCCTTGTGCATGCAGCCCTGGTCAAGATAAAGGTGTGTCGGAAAATGGTGAAGCGCTATGATGTTGGAGCACCATCCTCCATCACCATCAGCCTGCCTGGTACAGACCCACAGGATGCTGAGAGGAGACG GCAACTGGCATTGAAAGCCCTAAATGAACGTCTAAAGCGAGTGGAGGACTCTGCATGGCCCAGTATGGAAGACGAGGaagatgacgatgatgatgaagtTCGGACGGATGCGCCTTTGCTACCAACCCGTGATCCCTCGCTACCACCACCCAGCTCTACCCAGAATCCCACAGGACAGGAGTCCAGCATTATAAGCTTTGAAGACGCCCCTGCTCACTcctaa